The region CAGTATGTACTggagtccaaattcaaaatactggAGAGAGACTCTTCTTCAAACTCGACGCTCATGCGGGTTGCCAGATTGTGGACACCTAACAGGAACAAGCACAACTGACAATGGTAGGCAAGGAGCCTTACACTGTAAGTTGATGAGTTGATTTATCCACGTTTTAATATGCCTCTGGTCAGAGATATTAGATGGATGCCGAGGCTTTTTAGGTCAGGTAGAATCTGTGATCTCTGACCCAGTTTGTTTGCTGGCCTCCATAGCAGGAACATGCTGTGTTTTCCGGCAACTGGCAACCCGGAATGTTGAGATACAATTGGATAAACAGGCAGTGGGCGGAGtcacacagaccaaaacaaaaacagacattctgaCACTGAACGCACATTCCAAAgtagaataactgactgtagcattgtttttcagagaaacatGTGAACTTAGCATGTTTATAACATTACGGTATTTGTATGTTTTAGTAGTCAAAAAAtgacatacagcacctttaaacatgattatttaaaaaataagttgaattaATGCTAATAGatggcttcaacaaaagcattTACCATCGATTAATAACCTCAGTGCTCACAACAGGTCTGTCTTAAAAGgtttatcattaaaaatcaatttccctatggagaaaatgaatgacttTTTACTTCCAGAACCCGACTGCAGCGCTTTATTGCGTCGCGCCTGGTTTGGCGCCTCCTCACAAAGTTTAAAACGTGATATCtgctttgaaacacaaatacgACACCATTACGGAAAATCACAGGAAACACGTACCATTTTGCAACTGTCCCGACACGATATTGTAAAAACACGTAGTAATAAAACGCCTGGCCTTTAAGGCAGCGATTCGCGCACGTGCACGTAAGTCTGAGTTCCGTAGCGCCAGTGAACGGGAGGAGCTCTACAAAACGGACCAATCAGATTGCAGAGATGCTTGGCGGTTTCACCTGCAGGGGCCCGTGTGCACATGCACGATGCCGCGAGCGTGCATGTGCATGAAGTTGAAGATCTCATACGGCATGGCGTGGAAACCGGGGCGGGGCTTGACGTTGTCATAGTAATGGTGCGTTATGAAGATTCCGGAGGGGTTCATGGGAAACGCCCAGAAGCCGTAGAGATGCACTTCTTCGCATAACTCCATGGCGGCGGTGACCAGCATCAGGCCGCTGCTGAGGCGTTTGGCGCGGATGCCCTGCACGGCCCAGAAGCGCTGCACATTCAGCAGGTACTGCGGGTGGAAGAAGAACACGCCGCGGGCCGACTCGAAGTCGTCCAGCATGTACTTCACGCGGAACGACACGTCGGTGTTCCGTGTGTTATAGAACGCCGGCAAAACCACCGAGGAGTTCTCGTAGTTCTGCAGAACGTCGTAAAATGGctttctccatttctccaactttTGAAACCTGGTCCAAATAGAGAGAGAAAATTAGTGTCTCAGTGGTTGTGTCACAGGAACGCAAAATGACCTCATTAGCATTCATAGGTATTTTTGCATGAAGTATAATTACAGCACACATTTATTAGATGGacctgtaataataataatacatgtattatttattataattattattcatattaaattaataattaactaattcatttaaatgttgcttaaatttattataattattattcatattaaattaataaattcatttaaatgttgcttaaattaaatgaaggtttttagaatattatttattagaacttattttaaattaaccttattttaacattttcacaGCAATCTCTCAGgatacatatatattaattaaattttaaagtatttatattcatcatggtacactgtaaaaaaaagaaaagaaaaaaaaagttgagccaacttaaaattttaaggcaaccagcttcaggagattttttgagtttgcttaacttatttttgtgggagattctcaaattgttgttatataaacttaaaacgacaagttgagaaaactcaaaaatctgctgaagctagttgccttaaaattttaagttggctcaactttttttttttacagtgtagtatttGTTGTGCTACCTGTAAGTTATGAGCATTGTTTTGCTAcctgatttttaaattaaataaataaataaatattacagtaCGATTATTATATTAGAATAACAAGAATCATCAGGATATACTgagaattctttaaataaattaaaagggTAAATATTggcaacaaacaaataataaataaataagaatgaatgaatgaagattagaattttttaaatataacctggacatgtttttgtgagattcacccagaCACTGGTATTTACAATATGAGAAAATCctgtattaaatatttgtaacatttgtgtgtgtgtgtacctctcGGTTATAATGCTGGGATTTACAGTAACAAGATCAGTCTTAGATCCCACATCTTCTCTGTACATATCTGAGATGGGAGGAATATTACATCTGAAAGAGAGATTTGACATGTCGTTTAGCAGATGCCTCTATATATCCCCATGATGTCTaaacaaactaacaaacaaCAGTATTTTACCGGAAGACAAAGTCAGCTGCGTCGATCTCTCGTCCACACTTGCTGTTTTTAATGATGCCGCCGTTACCGATCACGGCGCATTTCTTAAACTGGGATTTGGAATAGGGCATGTCCTGCAGTCAGAGCACAGAATACATTCAGAAACAGGACAGGAGCAACCCAAATGGGATTACAGGGATGATTGCTTTGAGATGGTTGCTTGGCAACTGTTGCAGGCATAGAGTTTCTAGGGTGTGATCACTGCAGAGGTTGCTAGGTAACGGCTGTCTAGATACTTAAGGATAAGGATGCTTGATTGGTAATGTTCGTCAGGGTGGGTCTGTGTCATGTGAGagattcagctgtgtgtgtgtgtgtgtgtatagacaGATCTCAGCATATATGCAATGTCAATTCACCCATTTTGATTTACATTCACTGCAGTCAAACCATTCGTATGGAATTTACTCAGGATTCCTACTGGAATTTTGTTAGAATTTGGAATAAATCCTAACTGAATCACATGAAAAGCATCTTTTGTGAATCATATGAACTAACTAATATTCTTCTTCTTTGATCGAGGTTATGTAGTTTTTCATTATaccttggtaacactttacttaaagcctttatgcaTTATAAAATTTTTGGCCTAAAAATAATTTGGcctaaaacctaaaatataatataatataatatacaaatattataatttggCCTCAAACCTagtatagaatagaatagaatacagGATGTGTTATTAGAATTATTCAGAAATCGACTTCTATTATATTGGAATAATgcatttatacaaaaaaaaggaaatataatacaatttaatatataatataatttgtcaTCAAATCTAaagataataatataatataatacaggaTATTTTTATTAGAATTATTCATAAATCTACTTCTATTATATTGGAATATTATTCAGAGATCTACTTCTATTGTATTGGATTAATGTATTTCTACTAAAAAggaaatataatacaatttaatatataatataaataagatAATTTGGCATAAAATCTAAAGAATTAAATAAGAATCTTATGTGAATCAAATGTATTAAGTAATATTTCTACAGGTCTGGTCTAGATAGAATatcatgtcatttttaattagaatttATACAGAAATCATTGGAATAATGTATTTCTACTAAAAaggaaataatataatacaacacaatttaatatataatataaataatatcattTGGCCGCAAACCTAAAGATTATtcattgtaatataatataatttggcATCAAACCTAAAGAATCCAATAAAATGGATTAACTAACATTTCTACAGGTCTAGAATATTTGTAATTAGAATTTATTCAGAAATGTACTTCTGTTACATTGGAATAATGTATTGGAAATATTTTAAAGGcgataaaaaagttaaatagcCATTTTATCCTCTCTGAATTATGTGTTCTAAATGATCCTACAACAAGAAATCTATTTAGAACATTCCAACTCCAATCGGTTCTAAATGATGATGAAATTCCAACAGGAATCATCTGCTCTTCCGAGCGCATGTAGTCAACGCCAGCGCTTTCACACTCACATCAGGGAACATTTTAAAGATCTCCGGGCTGATGTGCAAGATTCCACTCGTATCCACCTCATAACGCAGTTTGGTGCCCGAGGGAGTGTTTCTCTTCGTGGTAAACAGGAAGGAGGGGGCATTGCAGCAACGGGACAGAGACATTCTATTGGACAGGGGGAGAGGTGACATCATCGCTTCATTACCACAAAAGAATCCTATTGGAGGTGACATCATTCCTTTGTTTCAACGAAGAAATCCCATTAAGACCGTGCTGAAGTTGGGAGATAAACGAGAAGAATCTTCATGTACTCACTTGAAGTTATCTGTCTCCTCCTTGTTTTGCTCCCACTTACACACCTGCAGGTTCCTCCATCGCTCAAACAGCTCTGATGTCTTCACCCTAaaacacacgtgcacacacgcacgcacacacacataaagtcAATTAAACAGCAGCAGTCGCAGCTACAAGTAGCTTTCCTTATTAAACGCCACTGTAGGAAGGAGTGGAAAGGAGAGGGTGCTCTTGCTCAGATATGGTATTTCTTTAAATAGATGCTCTTTTCACAGGGTTTGTCCTTCGAGACGAGACATTCATCAGCAAATCTGACTCCCGCTGGAACGCTCGCTCTGTACGGACACGGACAGACATCCGAGAGAGAAACTTACATGGTCAGTACTTTCACATCTGTGATTTCTTGCCGTAGCTCCTTGCAGGAAGTGGAGTTGAACTCTAAAGAGCCTTCGGAGCGTTCCAGATACCTGCCAGAACACAGAGTCAGACACGTGTCCTCTgaacacacgcgcacacactgCAAGATGAGCTTCCAGCATGGAGAGCCTAACTGAAGATCCTGAACGCTCTCGTCTCTGCAGTCTGGTCAAACAATCCTGAAGAAACGCCAGGGGATTCCTGTCACAACTTGGAACCAAACTTAATACAATCAAACATGAATCCATTAAGACTCAATTAAGATATTTTCTTTAGTCGGCCGTTGCGTTATGGATGTCCTGAGTTCAAATCCCGGTTTGAGGACCTTCTCTCTCCTCTCCCTCCCACTTCGCTTCTTGTCTCCTCTACACTGTCCtataataaaggcaaaaaatgCCTTTTAtagaagatgttttctttatttatactGCATGTATATTCTATATTAGAGTCCCCTCATTGTCAGTGACAATATCTGAAgagtttattatattaatgacaAACCtgcttaataaaaacattttttgttgttgttgtttagtttttttgttacagattggcattttaaataaacttaattaaatacttaaatatttaatgaaaacaattacatttgTAACTCTCTGAAGTAACTGTTTCAATAACTCAATGTTCTCCAGGGTCTATACTTTTTATTACCAATGAATTTACATGATTTTTGTAGtaatttttgtcatttctgattacatattttaagaaatatttgtatttaattatatatatatatatagctaaatatgtacaaaacatatatttgtttaatttatttattattaaaattgatcAATGAATgtacacaattttttttgttgttgttgttgttttgtgatttttgagattggtttttaaatattatatttttagaattatataaatactaacAAATAGCAATTTCAACCTAAGAAACATTTTTCGAATGTGacataactaaaaaaaaaagttttttttaaaagtatttatttatttattttttaaaatgtatgaatttgtactgtccatgacttttccaggtctagaaatcacacttttaatATTCACTCATATATTCAGGTTTTCCAAGATCGTGCATGAAAATTGTGGTTCttacataaaaatttaaataagtaatCTGACAGCAGATTACACCTtgatttttatcttattttaaagcagtggttctcaattccagtcctggggaCCCTGCTccacacattttgcatgtctcccttgtTTAACACACCTGCTAACATCATCAGCTCATTTGGAAAGAGatccatgaactgaactaacgagctgatgatctcaatcaggagTGTTAAATAATGGAGACATGGCCCCTTTGAAACAGTGCCACCAGATTAAGAATCACTGGGTTGAAGCATAAACAGCCTGTTTGTGGCATGCGTAGTGTACTACAACTCACTTACAATGCACTGGAAACCTATttagcatttcagtcttttgCAATATAGACTTTTATGAAGCAACAGTGAACTACTTTCTCACTGTTCGACTCTCGTGAGCAGAAATGCTTACGCTCCCTAAAGTGCGGCGTGAAACAGGATTCTTGTTTGATCCCATTTGCATCAGTTCCAAATTATAATAGGAATTCCACTTGAGGATTGTTGACAAGCCGCTCTAAAGACTCGCTCCCTCTGCTACGCAAGACACATTCAGCTTAAAACTGTCTTTTCTGATGCTCTGAGGAgaaatataaaagaaataaCAGTTTCACCACAATGAGGAGAGCCAGCAGGGTTTGAATGGATGAAATGTGAATCCTCACCTTGGTTGTGaaacagaaatacagaaaatatgcattaaaaacatGGATTATATGGAGTGCATCAGGAAGTGTTTTTCTCattatacactctcagaaataaaggtacaaagctgtcactgggcggtaccttttcaaaaggtacacttttgtacctattaggttcaaatttgtacactttaagtactaatgtgt is a window of Onychostoma macrolepis isolate SWU-2019 chromosome 21, ASM1243209v1, whole genome shotgun sequence DNA encoding:
- the st8sia5 gene encoding alpha-2,8-sialyltransferase 8E isoform X1, with protein sequence MGYSDPTASRDLLGNRSLCFIFICAFGLVTLLQQILYGKNYIKSGQQFSRLKGEEVGNWSGLISYPDDGGMKPARNGRKRYLERSEGSLEFNSTSCKELRQEITDVKVLTMVKTSELFERWRNLQVCKWEQNKEETDNFKMSLSRCCNAPSFLFTTKRNTPSGTKLRYEVDTSGILHISPEIFKMFPDDMPYSKSQFKKCAVIGNGGIIKNSKCGREIDAADFVFRCNIPPISDMYREDVGSKTDLVTVNPSIITERFQKLEKWRKPFYDVLQNYENSSVVLPAFYNTRNTDVSFRVKYMLDDFESARGVFFFHPQYLLNVQRFWAVQGIRAKRLSSGLMLVTAAMELCEEVHLYGFWAFPMNPSGIFITHHYYDNVKPRPGFHAMPYEIFNFMHMHARGIVHVHTGPCR
- the st8sia5 gene encoding alpha-2,8-sialyltransferase 8E isoform X5; translated protein: MGYSDPTASRDLLGNRSLCFIFICAFGLVTLLQQILYGKNYIKSGQQFSRLKGEEVGNWSGLISYPDDGGMKPARNGRKRCVRQNFQHSEAQSSVVITPCLADIQKKKKAKKRYLERSEGSLEFNSTSCKELRQEITDVKVLTMVKTSELFERWRNLQVCKWEQNKEETDNFKMSLSRCCNAPSFLFTTKRNTPSGTKLRYEVDTSGILHISPEIFKMFPDDMPYSKSQFKKCAVIGNGGIIKNSKCGREIDAADFVFRCNIPPISDMYREDVGSKTDLVTVNPSIITERFQKLEKWRKPFYDVLQNYENSSVVLPAFYNTRNTDVSFRVKYMLDDFESARGVFFFHPQYLLNVQRFWAVQGIRAKRLSSGLMLVTAAMELCEEVHLYGFWAFPMNPSGIFITHHYYDNVKPRPGFHAMPYEIFNFMHMHARGIVHVHTGPCR
- the st8sia5 gene encoding alpha-2,8-sialyltransferase 8E isoform X3, which encodes MGYSDPTASRDLLGNRSLCFIFICAFGLVTLLQQILYGKNYIKRYLERSEGSLEFNSTSCKELRQEITDVKVLTMVKTSELFERWRNLQVCKWEQNKEETDNFKMSLSRCCNAPSFLFTTKRNTPSGTKLRYEVDTSGILHISPEIFKMFPDDMPYSKSQFKKCAVIGNGGIIKNSKCGREIDAADFVFRCNIPPISDMYREDVGSKTDLVTVNPSIITERFQKLEKWRKPFYDVLQNYENSSVVLPAFYNTRNTDVSFRVKYMLDDFESARGVFFFHPQYLLNVQRFWAVQGIRAKRLSSGLMLVTAAMELCEEVHLYGFWAFPMNPSGIFITHHYYDNVKPRPGFHAMPYEIFNFMHMHARGIVHVHTGPCR
- the st8sia5 gene encoding alpha-2,8-sialyltransferase 8E isoform X4; translation: MGYSDPTASRDLLGNRSLCFIFICAFGLVTLLQQILYGKNYIKRVKTSELFERWRNLQVCKWEQNKEETDNFKMSLSRCCNAPSFLFTTKRNTPSGTKLRYEVDTSGILHISPEIFKMFPDDMPYSKSQFKKCAVIGNGGIIKNSKCGREIDAADFVFRCNIPPISDMYREDVGSKTDLVTVNPSIITERFQKLEKWRKPFYDVLQNYENSSVVLPAFYNTRNTDVSFRVKYMLDDFESARGVFFFHPQYLLNVQRFWAVQGIRAKRLSSGLMLVTAAMELCEEVHLYGFWAFPMNPSGIFITHHYYDNVKPRPGFHAMPYEIFNFMHMHARGIVHVHTGPCR
- the st8sia5 gene encoding alpha-2,8-sialyltransferase 8E isoform X2 codes for the protein MGYSDPTASRDLLGNRSLCFIFICAFGLVTLLQQILYGKNYIKSGQQFSRLKGEEVGNWSGLISYPDDGGMKPARNGRKRVKTSELFERWRNLQVCKWEQNKEETDNFKMSLSRCCNAPSFLFTTKRNTPSGTKLRYEVDTSGILHISPEIFKMFPDDMPYSKSQFKKCAVIGNGGIIKNSKCGREIDAADFVFRCNIPPISDMYREDVGSKTDLVTVNPSIITERFQKLEKWRKPFYDVLQNYENSSVVLPAFYNTRNTDVSFRVKYMLDDFESARGVFFFHPQYLLNVQRFWAVQGIRAKRLSSGLMLVTAAMELCEEVHLYGFWAFPMNPSGIFITHHYYDNVKPRPGFHAMPYEIFNFMHMHARGIVHVHTGPCR